DNA sequence from the Daphnia pulex isolate KAP4 chromosome 8, ASM2113471v1 genome:
ttaaaaaagtcattttttacgagctcaatattttttctttgtgcgacctaatataattaattatcTTTAGATACTTCTAATATAAACGTATTATGTTTTTACTAAATGTTGTTTAGATAAATGTGGATTGTGTACGAATACAACGAAAGAAGGTGGCGCAATTGAATCTTCAAATTTCCGCGATGAAGATGCCCCAGATTTGAATTGTTCATTCAATATTCAAGCGCCTCCGGGGTCACGAATTCAGTTGGCGTTTACCCAGTTCCTTGTGGATAAATGCAGCGATTTTATTACCGTAAGCCAAAAAGTTGAACAAATtcacaatattaaaaaaaaactagaaaaaataaataatatagtTATTTGGATTTTTACAGGTGTCTGACGGAGAAAACGATCCATTTGAACTAAGGTTTAATGGTTCCAACATTCCAGAGCCAATTACCTTTCCGTCTAGCCAAATCGTTGTCAAGTTTACTAGAAATACGAATAATACATCTTCCTTTAACTCAACAACTAATAATTCGGCTCGATGGCAAGCAAGATACAAGTTCCTAGCTGACAAAAATCTGGTCAGTCAATTGGAAACGGTTAATTTGAAACCATCGACTTCAAATGAAATCTGAATTTTAAAGTAAGAACAGCATCCTTAAATTTCGTAATTTTGTGttgtcatttgaaaataaatgtctgttaatatttttcaaattcgtccCAATATTTTGATGGAATTAATCATTGCAGCAATTAATTTATGTTTACTATTTATGTTCCTTCTTTATTACGCCAATGAAATGTAGGtcggaattgaattttatctGAAAATACAGTTTTCGGtcgaatataatattttcttttaaagttttgctatttaattttatgcTGAATTCAAGCTTTAACAAATATTAGCTAcacagaaataatttttcctaGCCAAATAGCTTAATAACCTatgtacatttcatttttccggaTATTTCACGTGTCGTCATCGTCCAATTCGTAAACAAAATATCCGAGCAGCAATATATTATCGATTGATTCTATTTTTCGTTCTTCACATCGTCGTATATAATTTCAGTAGGTTCAATCTGAATAACGCGTTCTCGCTGTCGATGAGCCGGCGAAAAGTCTGCTGTCATTTTCTCGTAGCGCACgttgacatttgaaaaaatgttactGCAAGCTTTCATCAGTGGCACACACCTTTAAAATATTGTCCATAATCAGTCAAGATCAGTAAGGAAATATTAGCAAATGATGGTAATGCAAcatcaaaataagaaataacatctaaatctttttaaattgagatACAGAAACCACTTGTATGCAAGAAAATTTGATGAACGACATGCATGAAAAATATAACTTACGTCGCATCCAAAATAATGATATTCAATCGTTGTAGGAAGGAAAATCTTATTCTAAAACGGCTCAGACATGGCTGGTAACACCAGATGTGCTAATAATACATAAGAAACGAACCACAAGGCAAAAATTGGTCCCAAAATGTAAGCTAATGATTTGTAGCAGCAGCTTTGGCTTTTAGTATAAATCTGTGGAACCCATCAGTCATCACGATATATATACGCATCATTAACAATATTATACTTTAATATTGAGAAAATTAGTTTAAAGTAGTCAATGATGGTCACCAATAGCTACTAAAAAATCGTACCTTGTAAGATAAATTCCAGCTAAAGTCAGCGCTGCGAACTCCCGTCGGTTCATTAATGATATCACTCCAATCGACCTGATTATATAATTTATGGAATAAAAAGATtaagttattatttataatagGATATATATCATATTACGATAGTATACTTTGATGTATTCGTTGTTATTATGGATGTCTCGGTGCTCCATGTGATTATAATATTGACGGCCGTTTTTTATGTTCTCCATAACTATGTAATAATTGCAAAGTGTGATGGTTTTTATTTAACGAAATAat
Encoded proteins:
- the LOC124200030 gene encoding uncharacterized protein LOC124200030; translation: MVEENTPECSVRLSTAQIFFSALYNISHCASISSQLCSAPIKMITFTLFQLTVVFELLFFLLWAFPNWANLPAGKLISQVKQNDLLDDRSTLGSCDVEDKCGLCTNTTKEGGAIESSNFRDEDAPDLNCSFNIQAPPGSRIQLAFTQFLVDKCSDFITVSDGENDPFELRFNGSNIPEPITFPSSQIVVKFTRNTNNTSSFNSTTNNSARWQARYKFLADKNLVSQLETVNLKPSTSNEI